One window of the Mytilus galloprovincialis chromosome 14, xbMytGall1.hap1.1, whole genome shotgun sequence genome contains the following:
- the LOC143058281 gene encoding cardioacceleratory peptide receptor-like: MSIDRLYVIVRPLSSASKGQKYRFGLASIAWITGAVLAVQYAVNIKSSKTFCYHFIPYMEAMIYIDATIIIIIPIIIIVICYTGIIITIRRREKRGFIPASRSDAVSTDEIIPKDRVISNAKIKTIKLLLAVVCVYILCWTPIFVDAYLQFYANIKAGLIYNVLYTFAPLNSFANPLVFLIFNFKMFRSKKKKIDSHLMHMNTVKTSLGSKRHH; the protein is encoded by the exons ATGTCTATAGATAGACTCTACGTTATTGTAAGACCTTTATCTTCAGCCTCAAAAGGACAAAAATATCGATTTGGTTTGGCATCTATTGCATGGATTACTGGAGCAGTTCTTGCTGTACAATACGCTGTTAACATTAAGTCGTCGAAGACATTCTGTTATCATTTCATCCCATACATGGAG GCAATGATATATATTGATGCtacaattataataataattccAATAATTATCATCGTTATTTGCTATACTGGTATAATAATAACAATCCGTAGACGGGAAAAACGTGGATTTATTCCGGCAAGCAGAAGCGATGCAG tttCTACAGATGAAATTATTCCGAAGGATAGGGTGATATCAAATGCAAAAATCAAGACTATAAAGCTTCTACTGGCTGTTGTTTGTG TTTATATATTATGCTGGACGCCGATATTTGTAGATGcatatttacagttttatgcTAATATAAAGGCGGGATTGATATATAACGTGTTGTATACATTTGCACCATTGAACAGTTTTGCCAATCCATTAGtgtttttgatatttaatttcaagaTGTTTCgatcaaaaaagaaaaagattgatTCTCATTTAATGCACATGAATACAGTAAAAACATCACTAGGCTCAAAACGTCATCATTAA